From a region of the uncultured Desulfatiglans sp. genome:
- a CDS encoding conserved hypothetical protein (Evidence 4 : Unknown function but conserved in other organisms), whose translation MEKTEKKLLQGLKTAMQAELAGHYFYKNAAEATSDPQGKETFRRMAQEEMGHFKYLQHQYKNLVEKGAYDLERALATNSYRHAAHPIFTREIRKRIKDSHFEISALTIGLKLELDAMRFYRARAEEAEEPEVKAFYQELAEWEEDHYRAFEKELESLKEEYFEANNFVPM comes from the coding sequence ATGGAGAAGACGGAGAAGAAGCTGCTGCAGGGACTGAAGACGGCGATGCAGGCGGAGCTCGCGGGGCATTATTTCTACAAGAATGCGGCCGAGGCGACGAGCGATCCGCAGGGGAAGGAGACCTTCAGGAGGATGGCCCAGGAGGAGATGGGGCACTTCAAGTATCTCCAGCACCAGTACAAGAACCTTGTGGAGAAGGGCGCCTACGACCTCGAGCGGGCGCTCGCGACCAACAGCTACCGGCATGCGGCGCACCCCATCTTCACCAGGGAGATTCGGAAGCGCATCAAAGACAGCCATTTCGAGATCAGCGCGCTCACCATCGGTCTGAAGCTCGAACTCGATGCGATGAGGTTCTACCGCGCACGCGCCGAGGAAGCCGAAGAACCGGAGGTCAAGGCCTTTTACCAGGAGTTGGCCGAGTGGGAAGAGGATCATTACCGGGCCTTCGAAAAGGAGCTGGAATCCCTCAAGGAAGAGTACTTCGAGGCGAACAACTTCGTCCCCATGTAG
- a CDS encoding putative Oligoendopeptidase, pepF/M3 family (Evidence 3 : Putative function from multiple computational evidences), whose translation MQRVKSADSISRAGLRVEEPMPSRGPSRDGRMGDREAGPPSWDLSVLYDSPLDPAIERDLGEALVAAEVFRHSWEGRVQERCVEPAEAARALEAFEACRERILRPLGYAMLLLAADTQGEASRALYGRASGILGAVKKLLIFFPLQLARMGPGTLADLAAHPACRGYGPYLRRIIRQAPAFLPEAAEHLALDRDLTAREAWRLFYDMTLGALRIREPRRGGRPIGLPEALGRLGAADARRRKAAFHGIYQALDPCIPQMAFALDTLTHHEILDTSARGFGSPLDAAALAGGFEAKKISELLDLVEPRYSLATRYFRLKAAAFGSARLAMEDLAAPWGRGACSASFGAARRRLERTAGAVAPAWHEAVSRVFTDGRIDAAPKAGKQGGAFCHAPPPQRLPYVFLSYTGSFRDFLTLAHEIGHAVHYTLAARQSGLVFDGSRVVEEAAATLFELLACRQWAVEGAPAEVGMQLAAACIEGFIATVMRQSVLTRFELALNRRRRVSPLDADFIGGAWMEENSRLYADGIEMPGAYRDGWVLVPHLFHRPLTCWVYVYGQLISAVLYRRYLDEGARFAARLNRLFEAGGSAEPAALLRGVGIDLDGLAFVGEAFEVFEGFLGEFERMVQDSRMGDAAP comes from the coding sequence ATGCAACGTGTGAAGAGTGCAGACTCCATCAGCCGGGCAGGTCTTCGGGTGGAAGAACCCATGCCGTCCCGGGGCCCTTCGCGGGACGGGCGTATGGGTGATCGGGAGGCAGGGCCCCCGAGCTGGGATTTGAGCGTCCTGTACGACAGTCCTTTGGACCCGGCCATCGAACGCGACCTGGGGGAGGCCCTGGTCGCGGCAGAGGTGTTCCGTCACTCGTGGGAGGGGCGGGTGCAGGAGCGTTGCGTCGAGCCGGCGGAGGCCGCCCGCGCTCTGGAGGCCTTCGAGGCCTGCCGGGAGAGGATCCTCCGGCCCCTGGGTTACGCGATGCTCCTGTTGGCCGCCGACACCCAGGGGGAGGCCTCGCGCGCCCTTTACGGACGTGCCTCCGGGATCCTCGGAGCGGTGAAGAAACTCCTGATTTTCTTCCCGCTGCAGCTGGCGCGGATGGGGCCCGGCACCCTGGCGGATCTTGCCGCGCATCCCGCCTGCCGTGGATACGGCCCCTACCTGCGGCGTATCATCCGGCAGGCCCCTGCTTTTCTGCCGGAGGCGGCCGAGCATCTGGCTCTCGACCGGGACCTGACGGCCCGGGAGGCCTGGCGCCTCTTCTACGACATGACGCTCGGCGCCCTGCGGATTCGGGAGCCCCGGCGCGGCGGCAGGCCGATCGGCCTGCCCGAGGCCCTCGGGCGTCTGGGTGCGGCGGATGCGCGTCGGCGGAAGGCGGCCTTCCACGGAATCTATCAGGCGCTCGATCCCTGCATCCCTCAGATGGCCTTCGCCCTCGACACCTTGACTCACCACGAGATCCTGGACACCTCTGCACGCGGATTCGGCTCCCCGCTCGATGCAGCCGCGCTTGCCGGCGGCTTCGAGGCAAAGAAGATTTCCGAACTCCTTGACCTGGTGGAACCCCGCTATTCCCTGGCGACTCGGTATTTTCGCCTGAAGGCCGCAGCGTTCGGATCCGCACGGCTGGCGATGGAGGATCTCGCGGCCCCGTGGGGCCGAGGAGCCTGCAGCGCTTCCTTCGGGGCGGCGAGGAGGCGGCTTGAACGGACGGCCGGCGCCGTCGCACCCGCCTGGCACGAAGCCGTGAGCCGGGTTTTTACCGATGGCCGGATAGATGCCGCGCCCAAGGCCGGGAAGCAGGGAGGCGCCTTCTGCCATGCACCTCCGCCCCAGAGGCTGCCGTATGTCTTTCTCTCCTACACCGGTTCCTTTCGGGATTTTCTGACGCTCGCCCACGAAATCGGACATGCGGTCCACTATACCCTTGCCGCCCGGCAGAGCGGCCTCGTTTTCGACGGGTCGCGGGTGGTGGAGGAGGCCGCCGCGACGCTCTTCGAGCTGCTCGCCTGCCGGCAGTGGGCGGTGGAAGGCGCGCCGGCGGAGGTGGGCATGCAGCTTGCCGCCGCATGCATCGAGGGCTTCATTGCGACGGTTATGCGCCAAAGCGTGCTGACCCGTTTCGAACTGGCGCTGAACCGGCGGCGGAGGGTCAGCCCGCTCGATGCGGATTTCATCGGCGGGGCCTGGATGGAGGAAAACAGCCGGCTTTACGCGGACGGCATAGAGATGCCCGGCGCCTACCGGGACGGCTGGGTGCTCGTCCCGCACCTTTTCCATCGGCCGCTGACCTGCTGGGTCTATGTGTACGGGCAGCTGATATCGGCGGTTCTCTATCGGCGGTATCTGGATGAAGGGGCGCGGTTCGCCGCAAGGCTCAACCGGCTTTTCGAAGCGGGCGGGAGCGCGGAGCCCGCCGCGCTGCTCCGGGGTGTGGGGATCGACCTCGACGGCCTGGCCTTCGTGGGGGAGGCCTTCGAGGTCTTCGAGGGGTTCCTGGGGGAGTTCGAACGGATGGTGCAGGACTCGAGGATGGGGGATGCCGCCCCATGA
- a CDS encoding HD domain protein — MLDQIAKFLFEVGMLKKTPRTGYQFLGSGRESVAAHSFRTVVIGYVLASRTPGVDLSRVIQLCLFHDLPEARTGDHNYVNKRYVTVDEVRALQDQVGGLPFGADILSLFNEFNEGATIEARLAKDADQLDLILELKAYKDLGNPHAEDWLSFALQRLSTDEARALAHVVLETDWTDWWFDKQTDWWVNGPNGRRDVE; from the coding sequence ATGTTGGATCAGATCGCGAAATTTCTTTTCGAAGTGGGGATGCTTAAGAAGACCCCCCGAACCGGCTACCAGTTTCTCGGCTCCGGCAGGGAATCGGTGGCGGCACACTCTTTCCGCACGGTGGTGATCGGCTACGTGCTTGCCTCACGCACGCCCGGCGTCGACCTCAGCCGGGTGATCCAGCTGTGCCTCTTCCACGACCTGCCCGAGGCCCGCACGGGCGACCACAACTACGTCAACAAACGCTATGTGACGGTCGACGAGGTGCGCGCGCTCCAGGACCAGGTCGGCGGCCTACCGTTCGGCGCCGACATCCTCTCCCTCTTCAATGAATTCAACGAGGGAGCGACGATCGAGGCCCGGCTCGCGAAGGATGCCGATCAGCTGGACCTCATCCTGGAATTGAAGGCCTACAAGGACCTGGGAAACCCGCACGCCGAGGACTGGCTCTCGTTCGCCCTGCAGCGGCTCTCGACGGACGAGGCGCGGGCGCTGGCGCATGTCGTGCTCGAAACCGATTGGACCGACTGGTGGTTCGACAAGCAGACGGACTGGTGGGTCAACGGCCCGAACGGCCGCCGCGACGTTGAATAG
- a CDS encoding hypothetical protein (Evidence 5 : Unknown function) — MCGDLQVASAQTLDFLDIGQKSSFPAGEAARAW; from the coding sequence TTGTGCGGCGACCTACAGGTCGCCTCCGCACAAACGCTGGATTTCCTTGATATTGGCCAAAAATCCTCATTTCCGGCCGGGGAAGCGGCTCGTGCCTGGTAA
- a CDS encoding hypothetical protein (Evidence 5 : Unknown function), translating to MPLTASISLCPARGPHPGSRQTAGRRPLCGAEDRFVSENHFRLGFNLFILSKTRRQIKVNAAKPA from the coding sequence ATGCCCCTGACGGCATCGATCTCGCTGTGCCCGGCCCGCGGGCCCCATCCTGGAAGCCGCCAAACAGCCGGACGCAGACCCTTATGCGGAGCCGAAGACAGGTTCGTTTCGGAAAATCATTTTCGCTTGGGTTTCAACCTTTTTATTTTAAGCAAGACTCGCAGACAAATCAAGGTAAACGCCGCAAAACCTGCTTGA
- the def gene encoding peptide deformylase (Evidence 2a : Function from experimental evidences in other organisms; PubMedId : 10200158, 1624424, 7896716, 8112305, 8432722, 8845003, 9374869, 9565550, 9610360, 9665852, 9846875; Product type e : enzyme), producing MPERACRRFPVSWKVMEQKEGILEILTYPDPILKTVAEPVEAIDGEVQELIDHMIETMHAAPGIGLAANQVGELRRVIVFERHPGTDEKNPFALINPVIASGEGRIVWSEACLSVPDYTADVNRTAHVLVRGIDRLGKAQEIEADDLLAVCLQHEIDHLDGVLYIDHISSLKRSMYKRRLQKRLKNP from the coding sequence ATGCCGGAGCGTGCTTGCCGCCGCTTCCCGGTGTCATGGAAAGTTATGGAACAGAAAGAAGGCATACTGGAGATCCTCACCTACCCCGATCCGATCCTGAAGACGGTGGCCGAGCCGGTGGAGGCCATCGACGGCGAGGTGCAGGAGCTGATCGACCATATGATCGAGACGATGCATGCCGCACCGGGCATCGGTCTGGCAGCCAATCAGGTAGGCGAACTGAGGCGGGTCATCGTTTTCGAGCGGCATCCAGGAACGGACGAGAAGAACCCCTTCGCTCTCATCAACCCGGTCATCGCCTCTGGTGAAGGGCGTATCGTGTGGTCCGAGGCCTGTCTGAGCGTGCCGGACTACACGGCCGACGTCAACCGGACGGCCCACGTGCTGGTGCGGGGCATCGACCGCCTTGGAAAAGCGCAGGAGATCGAGGCCGATGATCTGCTGGCGGTCTGTCTCCAACACGAGATCGATCACCTGGACGGGGTCCTCTACATCGATCACATCAGCAGCTTGAAGCGCAGCATGTACAAGCGCAGGCTGCAGAAGCGGCTCAAGAATCCGTGA
- the fmt gene encoding Methionyl-tRNA formyltransferase: protein MSDIGGLMRNSDRRILGPLPENARIVFMGTPEFAVPGLEACLEEGHRVAAVVTQPDRRKGRGRSVVFSAVKEAALSAGIEVLQPEKVSDEAFLEQMRALDPDLLIVIAFGQVLKRPLLELPRCGAVNIHASLLPRYRGAAPIQWAILDREKETGLTAMLMEEGLDSGPVLLQSRVAIGEDETFGGLHDRLAQLSGPFLAEVLRRIQAGTLEAVPQDEDRMTYAPKITKEHAAIRWEESAAAVSARIRAMDPSPGAFTLFKDLRLKLFEPRVLREEAEEAPRPGRVLGYAEGRLLIEAGEGVLAVGALQMPGKRRMPAEDFLRGFPIPQGAVLDSPL, encoded by the coding sequence GTGAGCGACATCGGCGGTTTGATGCGAAATTCCGACAGGCGGATCCTCGGTCCTCTGCCCGAAAACGCGCGCATCGTTTTTATGGGGACGCCCGAGTTCGCGGTGCCCGGGCTCGAGGCCTGCCTGGAGGAGGGGCATCGGGTGGCGGCCGTTGTAACCCAGCCTGACCGGCGGAAGGGGCGCGGGCGGAGCGTGGTGTTTTCCGCGGTGAAGGAGGCGGCGCTCTCGGCGGGGATCGAGGTCCTCCAGCCGGAGAAGGTTTCCGATGAGGCGTTCCTCGAACAAATGCGCGCCCTGGATCCGGATCTGCTGATCGTCATCGCCTTCGGGCAGGTGCTGAAGCGCCCGCTTCTCGAACTGCCACGCTGCGGGGCCGTCAACATCCACGCCTCGCTCCTTCCCCGCTACCGGGGGGCCGCGCCTATCCAGTGGGCGATCCTCGACCGCGAGAAGGAGACCGGCCTGACGGCGATGCTCATGGAAGAGGGGCTCGACAGCGGACCGGTCCTGCTGCAGAGCCGGGTCGCCATCGGTGAGGACGAGACCTTCGGGGGCCTTCACGACCGGCTGGCGCAGCTCTCTGGCCCCTTTCTCGCCGAGGTGCTCCGGCGGATTCAGGCCGGCACGCTGGAGGCGGTGCCGCAGGACGAAGACCGGATGACCTATGCCCCGAAGATCACCAAGGAGCATGCCGCCATCCGCTGGGAGGAGTCCGCCGCGGCGGTCTCGGCGCGCATCCGCGCCATGGACCCGTCTCCCGGGGCTTTCACCCTGTTCAAAGACCTGAGGCTCAAGCTCTTCGAACCGCGTGTCCTTCGGGAAGAAGCGGAAGAGGCCCCGCGCCCCGGGCGCGTCCTGGGCTATGCGGAAGGCCGCCTGTTGATCGAGGCGGGCGAAGGGGTCCTGGCGGTCGGCGCCCTGCAGATGCCGGGCAAACGCCGTATGCCGGCGGAGGATTTCCTGCGGGGCTTCCCGATTCCCCAAGGGGCGGTTTTGGATTCGCCGCTATGA
- a CDS encoding conserved membrane hypothetical protein (Evidence 4 : Unknown function but conserved in other organisms) has product MRKRTAQVYAAGSQGAPSDDPLSHRVLSGVDPAMAPRKRIFIFLLLVLCLVLLVLAFLLWYVPYVGLSAIHPSMPVVLAVVLGAVVCFILGGALTLVFTIIRGKNLFFNRRIRGAVIRFLFPLLVVLGKCFRIGKDEIRRSFVAINNQLVLAECGRVRPQKLLILLPHCLQFHECAVRITVDVARCKRCGKCRIKDLVELAERHGVSMSVATGGTLARRIVVEKKPDLIIGVACERDLTSGIQDSYPIPVFGIFNRRPNGPCFDTDVDIAMVEQGVKRFLAGRADGTA; this is encoded by the coding sequence ATGAGGAAACGCACGGCACAGGTTTACGCGGCGGGCTCCCAGGGCGCGCCCTCGGACGACCCGCTTTCTCACCGCGTGCTCTCCGGGGTCGACCCGGCGATGGCGCCGCGCAAGCGGATCTTCATCTTTCTGCTCCTGGTTCTGTGCCTGGTGCTGCTCGTCCTCGCCTTTCTCCTCTGGTATGTCCCCTATGTCGGCCTGAGCGCAATCCACCCGAGCATGCCCGTCGTCCTCGCCGTGGTCCTAGGGGCCGTGGTCTGCTTCATCCTCGGAGGGGCCCTGACCCTCGTCTTCACCATCATCCGCGGAAAGAACCTCTTTTTCAACCGGCGCATCCGCGGCGCGGTCATCCGTTTCCTCTTTCCTCTGCTGGTCGTCCTCGGGAAGTGTTTCCGGATCGGAAAGGACGAGATCCGGCGCTCTTTCGTCGCCATCAACAATCAGCTGGTCCTGGCCGAGTGCGGGCGGGTGCGCCCGCAGAAGCTGCTGATCCTTCTCCCGCACTGCCTGCAGTTCCACGAATGCGCGGTCCGCATCACGGTCGACGTGGCCAGGTGCAAGCGCTGCGGGAAGTGCCGGATCAAGGACCTCGTCGAACTCGCGGAAAGGCACGGCGTGTCGATGTCGGTCGCCACGGGGGGGACGCTGGCGCGGCGCATCGTCGTCGAAAAGAAGCCGGATCTGATCATCGGCGTGGCCTGTGAACGGGACCTGACCAGCGGCATCCAGGACAGCTACCCGATCCCGGTCTTCGGCATCTTCAACCGGCGCCCCAACGGGCCGTGCTTCGACACGGATGTGGACATCGCGATGGTCGAGCAGGGGGTCAAGCGGTTCCTGGCCGGGCGGGCCGATGGGACCGCGTGA
- the sun gene encoding Ribosomal RNA small subunit methyltransferase B, protein MGPRDAALEALCALEGPSERLEGGARDILDWPSMPDERDRALAVQLVQGVMRWRARLDWIIARNLRFPFGRIEPRVLNILRLAVFQITRMDRIPASAAVNEAVKQTRASAKPHIAGFVNGLLRGICRGGVPTAFPDRKRELLRHLAVVHSYPEWLVDRWLKEWGMPAAEDLMAAGNRLPDLTVRVNRMRIGRSALIRALADEGVAAERTAYSPEGLVLRGVKGGVERLKTFREGCFQVQGEGAQLFSQLLGPEPGERILDLCAGVGGKTTHLAERLEGRGLVAAVDLQQRRLRALQAAARRLGVAGCIHPVAADAVGGLANVFRTRFDRILVDAPCSGLGVISGHPDIKWRRRAEDIGRLARLQLGILQGAAPLLKEGGVLFYGTCTLTREENEEVVAAFLATRPEMVQEDLRACAPKGVQPLIDANGFLEILPHVHGLDGFFGALLRRRGGDRAGMPGRSG, encoded by the coding sequence ATGGGACCGCGTGACGCCGCGCTCGAGGCCCTCTGCGCCCTGGAGGGGCCTTCGGAGCGTCTGGAAGGCGGGGCGCGGGACATCCTGGACTGGCCGTCCATGCCGGATGAACGGGACCGCGCCCTCGCGGTTCAGCTGGTCCAGGGGGTGATGCGCTGGCGGGCGCGGCTCGACTGGATCATTGCGCGGAATCTGCGTTTTCCCTTCGGCCGGATAGAGCCCCGCGTGCTCAACATCCTCCGCCTCGCGGTCTTTCAGATCACTCGCATGGACCGAATCCCCGCATCGGCGGCCGTCAACGAGGCGGTCAAACAGACGCGGGCTTCCGCCAAGCCGCACATCGCCGGGTTCGTCAACGGACTGCTGCGCGGAATCTGCCGCGGGGGGGTGCCGACGGCCTTTCCGGACCGCAAGCGGGAGCTGCTTCGGCACCTGGCGGTCGTCCACTCGTACCCGGAATGGCTTGTGGACCGGTGGCTCAAGGAGTGGGGGATGCCCGCGGCCGAAGATCTGATGGCGGCCGGCAACCGGCTCCCGGACCTGACTGTGCGGGTCAACCGGATGAGGATCGGACGGAGCGCCCTGATCCGCGCCCTGGCCGACGAAGGGGTTGCAGCCGAAAGGACGGCCTATTCCCCCGAGGGGCTCGTCCTTCGCGGTGTGAAAGGAGGCGTCGAACGTCTGAAGACCTTCCGGGAAGGATGTTTTCAGGTCCAGGGCGAGGGGGCGCAGCTCTTTTCCCAGCTGCTGGGGCCGGAACCGGGGGAAAGGATCCTGGATTTGTGCGCGGGGGTCGGCGGGAAGACGACCCACCTGGCCGAACGGTTGGAAGGGCGCGGGCTTGTCGCGGCGGTCGACCTCCAGCAGCGGCGCCTCCGTGCGCTCCAGGCGGCGGCGCGGCGCCTCGGCGTCGCCGGATGCATCCATCCGGTTGCGGCGGACGCCGTCGGCGGCCTCGCGAACGTCTTCCGGACCCGTTTCGACCGGATCCTCGTCGATGCGCCGTGCTCGGGGCTGGGCGTGATCAGCGGACACCCCGACATCAAGTGGCGCCGCCGCGCGGAGGACATCGGGCGCCTGGCGCGGCTTCAGCTGGGGATCCTGCAGGGCGCGGCCCCGCTCCTGAAGGAGGGCGGGGTGCTCTTCTACGGGACCTGCACGCTGACCCGGGAAGAGAACGAAGAGGTCGTCGCGGCGTTCCTGGCGACCCGGCCCGAGATGGTGCAGGAGGATCTTCGCGCCTGCGCGCCGAAAGGGGTTCAGCCCCTCATCGACGCGAACGGGTTCCTCGAGATCCTGCCGCATGTCCACGGGCTCGACGGGTTTTTCGGCGCGCTCCTGAGGCGCAGGGGCGGGGATCGAGCCGGAATGCCCGGCCGTTCGGGGTGA
- the rpe gene encoding D-ribulose-5-phosphate 3-epimerase (Evidence 2a : Function from experimental evidences in other organisms; PubMedId : 7603433, 9729441; Product type e : enzyme) yields MGKIAPSILSADFTRLGEEIRAVEAAGADMIHIDVMDGHFVPNITIGPLIVEAARRATTLPLDVHLMISDPDHYVGEFAKAGADILTVHPETLRHLHRSIHAIKDLGVQAAVSLNPATGLEVLEYVLADLDMVLLMTVNPGFGGQRFIPGVIPKIERLRRMIEERGLRTAVEVDGGIGPDTIGKVAAAGADVFVAGSAIFGTADYAGTIRLMRERMHGPIQA; encoded by the coding sequence TTGGGAAAGATAGCCCCTTCCATCCTTTCGGCCGATTTCACGCGGCTTGGGGAAGAGATCCGCGCAGTGGAGGCCGCCGGGGCCGATATGATCCACATCGATGTCATGGACGGGCACTTCGTGCCCAACATCACCATCGGGCCCCTGATCGTCGAGGCGGCGCGGCGGGCGACCACGCTGCCGCTGGATGTCCACCTGATGATCTCCGACCCGGACCACTATGTGGGCGAGTTCGCCAAGGCCGGCGCGGACATCCTGACGGTCCACCCGGAGACCCTGCGCCACCTCCACCGGAGCATCCACGCCATCAAGGATCTCGGCGTGCAGGCCGCCGTCTCCCTCAATCCTGCGACCGGGCTCGAGGTTCTGGAATATGTCCTGGCCGACCTCGACATGGTCCTGTTGATGACGGTGAACCCGGGCTTCGGCGGCCAGCGGTTCATCCCGGGGGTCATCCCGAAGATCGAGCGGCTGCGGCGGATGATCGAGGAGAGGGGGCTTCGAACCGCCGTCGAGGTGGACGGCGGGATCGGACCGGATACGATCGGAAAGGTCGCGGCGGCCGGGGCGGATGTCTTCGTGGCGGGGTCCGCCATCTTCGGCACGGCCGACTATGCCGGAACGATCCGCCTGATGCGGGAGCGGATGCACGGGCCGATCCAAGCCTAG
- a CDS encoding exported hypothetical protein (Evidence 5 : Unknown function) — translation MVFLANLGVNLHVCLCGDLQVASAQTLDCLDIGQKSSFPAWKRGRVRDFVSREATHAGENGISVSDSYISGREWSFGPVSALICTFACAAYYRTPPHKRLIVLILAKNPHSRAEMVFLANLGVNLHVCLCGDLQVASAQTLDRLDIGQKSSFPAWKRGRVRDCVASIALLF, via the coding sequence ATGGTCTTTTTGGCCAATCTCGGCGTCAATCTGCACGTTTGCTTGTGCGGCGACCTACAGGTCGCCTCCGCACAAACGCTTGATTGTCTTGATATTGGCCAAAAATCCTCATTTCCGGCCTGGAAACGGGGTCGTGTCAGAGACTTCGTTTCCAGGGAGGCGACTCATGCTGGTGAGAATGGGATTTCTGTATCGGACTCGTATATTTCCGGGCGGGAATGGTCTTTTGGACCCGTCTCTGCGTTGATTTGCACGTTTGCTTGTGCGGCGTACTATCGTACGCCTCCGCACAAACGCTTGATTGTCTTGATATTGGCCAAAAATCCTCATTCCCGGGCGGAAATGGTCTTTTTGGCCAATCTCGGCGTCAATCTGCACGTTTGCTTGTGCGGCGACCTACAGGTCGCCTCCGCACAAACGCTTGATCGCCTTGATATTGGCCAAAAATCCTCATTTCCGGCCTGGAAACGGGGTCGTGTCAGAGACTGCGTTGCCAGTATTGCTCTTTTATTTTGA
- a CDS encoding Sulfurtransferase (fragment) — protein sequence MISIKHLFGHVDSLPPEEVKTFMAGHEAGTYTFLDVRQPGEYEKGHIPGARLIPLPELEGRAEELKRDQPLFVY from the coding sequence ATGATTTCCATCAAGCATCTGTTCGGGCACGTCGATTCCCTGCCGCCGGAGGAGGTCAAGACCTTCATGGCCGGGCACGAGGCGGGGACTTACACCTTCCTGGATGTCCGCCAGCCGGGCGAGTACGAGAAGGGGCATATCCCCGGGGCCCGGCTGATCCCCCTGCCCGAGCTCGAGGGCAGGGCGGAGGAGTTGAAGCGGGATCAACCGCTCTTCGTCTACTGA
- a CDS encoding Sulfurtransferase (fragment), producing MLKGKGFEQVYDMKGGIRAWKGVKARGPVELNMDMISGEESAAGMIGIAYGMEEGLARFYGRAVERTRDPEAAALLERLASFEEKHKQALVELYDEILPEKGGKEALRANADYRRVEGGFRLDDFLKENERVFASPGECLQLAMMVEAQALDLYLRFTDKVSDQKAQKVLFKTAEEEKGHLAAIGELLDRIVGE from the coding sequence ATGCTGAAGGGCAAAGGGTTTGAACAGGTCTACGATATGAAGGGCGGCATCAGGGCCTGGAAAGGGGTTAAGGCCCGGGGCCCGGTGGAATTGAACATGGACATGATCAGCGGCGAGGAGTCTGCAGCCGGCATGATCGGGATCGCGTACGGGATGGAGGAGGGGCTCGCCCGGTTCTACGGGCGGGCGGTCGAGCGGACACGGGATCCGGAGGCGGCGGCGCTCCTCGAGCGCCTCGCATCGTTCGAGGAGAAGCACAAACAGGCCCTCGTCGAGCTTTATGACGAGATCCTCCCTGAAAAGGGCGGCAAAGAGGCGCTGCGTGCGAATGCCGATTACCGGAGGGTGGAGGGGGGATTCCGCCTGGATGACTTTCTGAAAGAGAATGAGCGCGTCTTCGCGTCCCCGGGGGAGTGTTTGCAGCTTGCCATGATGGTCGAGGCCCAGGCCCTGGACCTCTATCTGCGCTTCACCGATAAGGTGAGCGACCAAAAGGCGCAAAAGGTGCTTTTCAAGACCGCGGAGGAGGAGAAAGGTCACCTGGCGGCCATCGGGGAGCTGCTCGACCGCATCGTGGGGGAGTAG
- the uspA gene encoding UpsA: universal stress protein, with product MRILLKKILCGIDFSDFSNQALAYSMALAKEYKAKLYVCHVIDLPAATMYGEGMADPLLHERRITDYAYEYLNRLIGDAPIVWEPFVTVGHTADELSRLAAEKEADLAVVATHGRSGLKRMLLGSVTERLMHTLPCPLLAVRGPEKGAEVLTAASVPLKRILVGCDFSPYSDLAFEYALSLAQEFESELHLVHVIEPPVYEHIAKTEADVEEGLTEDLRLQIRDTLENLVPEDARAWCKPKTSLLAGHAHEEITKYALVNKMDLIVLGVRGQGLVEKLFIGSTTDRVIRQAQCPVLSVRPKSEPEQP from the coding sequence ATGCGTATTCTCCTGAAGAAAATCCTGTGCGGCATCGATTTCTCCGATTTCTCGAACCAGGCCTTGGCTTACAGTATGGCGCTCGCCAAGGAGTACAAGGCCAAACTCTACGTCTGCCACGTCATCGATCTGCCCGCGGCCACCATGTACGGGGAGGGCATGGCCGACCCCCTTCTGCACGAGCGCCGGATCACCGACTACGCCTATGAATATCTCAATCGGTTGATCGGAGACGCCCCCATCGTCTGGGAGCCGTTTGTCACCGTCGGGCACACCGCCGATGAACTCTCCCGCCTCGCCGCCGAAAAGGAGGCCGACCTGGCCGTGGTGGCCACACACGGACGCTCCGGGCTCAAACGCATGCTTCTCGGTTCGGTTACGGAGCGCCTGATGCACACCCTGCCGTGCCCGCTGCTGGCCGTGCGCGGACCGGAGAAGGGCGCCGAGGTGCTCACCGCGGCCTCCGTACCGTTGAAGCGGATCCTGGTGGGATGTGATTTCTCGCCCTATTCCGACCTCGCGTTCGAGTATGCCCTGAGCCTTGCCCAGGAGTTCGAAAGCGAGCTGCATCTCGTCCATGTCATCGAACCGCCGGTCTACGAACATATCGCCAAGACCGAGGCCGACGTGGAAGAAGGTCTGACTGAAGACCTGCGGCTCCAGATCAGGGACACCCTGGAAAACCTCGTGCCGGAGGACGCCCGCGCCTGGTGCAAACCGAAGACGAGCCTCCTGGCGGGCCATGCCCATGAGGAGATCACGAAATACGCCCTCGTGAACAAGATGGACCTGATCGTCCTCGGCGTGCGCGGTCAGGGACTCGTAGAAAAACTATTCATCGGCTCCACCACCGACAGGGTCATCCGTCAGGCCCAGTGCCCGGTTCTGTCGGTCCGCCCCAAATCCGAGCCCGAACAGCCCTAG